gtatgtaattttttatttctaggatccaaatctagctaaatatattgtgtttttctttttttttttcctatacatatctagtatgcaaatctaaaaGAACTAGAGGAATCGGGTGTGTTTAGCTCTGAGAATCGGGTGACTGACTCACCTCCTCTTTTTTAAACGCTACTGCATTTTCCTTCAATCGGCATTTATTTCAGGTGATTTCCTGTAAGATCTTCAAATGATTGGtgtttaaatcttttgtttcatcTGCTTCTAGTTATTTTTCAAGtttattttcaaatttttcttTACAAGATGAATTTTGAGGTTAACAACGATGTATCTGAAATTCATCCATCGATTGTTGACTTATCAAAAACTCCTGAAATTCATCCTGCAATTAATATGATTGATGAACAAGATAATAATAGATATGATTCTTGGAAGTTCTCTTTGATTGGGAGATTGGATTTTCTTAGAATTAAATTTTCAAAGGCTACCACACTTTTGAGGAAACAATGGAGTTTAAAGGGTCAATGTCATCTGATACCATTGGGTAAAGGTTTTTTTACGATCAAGTTagataatgaagaagataaaacatACATCAAAACTGGTAATTGGGAAGTTTTGGATCAGATTTTAAAAGTTCGAAACTGGATTGCAAATTTCAGATCTGAGAATCAACGCACTTCTAAAGCCATGGTTTGGGTTCACTTTCCAGGATTAAGTTTAGAATATTGGGATGAAAAAACTCTTTTCAAGATCAGCAGATCCATTGGTAATCCAATCAAGGTTGATGCAGCTACTTTGAATTATCAGAGTGGATACTATGCTAAagtgttaattgaaattgatttagcTAAAAGTATTCCTAATAAACTTTGGATTGTTACAAGGTATGGAGCATTCTCTTAAGGGGTGACTCTAACAAATTTACCAAAATTTTGTCACAAATGTAAAATTGTTGGCCATCAATTTTCTGAATGCAGAAATAACATGCAAACTGCTACAACAGATGGTCAGAAGGTttctactccttcaccaacaaagCACACACATGGTGATACTTCTAGTCCACAAATGGTTAATCAGTCTATAACTGTTCCAAGTTTAATTTCCAAACTAATTGAGATACCTCAGTTCTCAAGTCCAAATACTTCAGTTATCAACAGGGATGAATCTTCACGAGCTACATCAGAAGATACTTCAAAGGGTGAAGATCCTTTTATTGATGTTACAAAAGGGATTTCTAATCCAGGTTTAACTTCTATCTCTAATCTTGTTATTCAAATTGATAATAATCAATATGAAGTTTTACAAGACAATGATAATGAATAttcagaagatgaagatggtgaAATTAAAGAGGTTAGTACTTCAAGCTTATTAGAATTTGGTTCAATTTCTCAACCAGTTATTATTCTGCAAAAAGAAAAGATCATAACTCAGTATGTCCCTGAAGTTAATGAAAATAGCAAAATGACTGGTAAGAAAAAGCCTCCTTTAAAACCAACTGTAGTTACAAGGAAGGCTAGCAAAGAAAAACTTATGGTTGATAAAGGGAGTTCAACTCCTCCTCCTCAACCTCCTTTCAAATGAAAGTTATTTTTTGGAATCTTAATTAGAGGCCTTAAAAGACAAAAGGCAAAGGATAAGTTGTATTCTTTAGTAAAAACTAATAATCTTACTTCGGTTTGGGTTGTGGAACTAAAAATTAAAGCTCATAAATCTGGAATTAAGCTACCAGGTATGCATCATAAAATTATTCATAAttctaaagaaaataataaaggaaatatTTGGTTGTTTTGAAATTGTTCTGTTCAAGCTCCTAATGTGATCAAATCTTCTAGTCAATGTATTACAGTGGAGGTTGGTGGTGTTTTGGTGACTGGTATTCATGTTAACTCTTATACTGTGAATAGAAGAGTTCTGTGGAAGGATTTATATGAGATAAGTTTTCTTGATAAACCTTGGCTTTTAATAGGTGATTTTAATACTGTGTTAAATGCTGATGAAAAAAAGGGTGGTAGGAGCCCTCTTAACTCTGCAATGAGTGATTTTAAGGACTTCGTTGATTCTTGTGGTTTAATTCAATCTCCTAAAAGTGGTCTAGAGTTATCTTGGTGTAATGGCAGAGTAAGAAATAAAAGAATTCTGTGTAATTTGGATGGAGCTCTTTATAACTTGAAATGGCTTGATACTTTTAGTGGATGGCATTACCATGTAGCTACAATGGGTATTTCTAATCATGGCCCCCTTATTGGTTCTGATACTGTTATTGAGAGAGCACTAAATACTCCTTTCAGGTTTCAACAAATGTGGCTTACTCATCCTTCCTTCTTACAAGTGGTTATTGATTCTTGGAATGAAGACTTAGCAAGTAATCCTATTTTTATGTTTATGAACAAACTTAAAAGGCTGAAAAAAATCCTCAAAATATGAAATTGGGAAGTCTTTGGAAATGTTCAAGAAAATCTCAAAAAAGCTGAAGATAAGGTTATGGAAGAAACTGTTAAATCAGATGCTGATCCGGCTAACATCTCTTTGCTAAATAATTTGGTTACTGCTAGAGGTAAGTATGAAATGGCTGCAAATAACTATAatacttttttgagagataaaGCCGGATTGAATTGGATTAAGGATGGGGATGTGAACTCCAAATTCTTTCATACAAGTATAAAAATGAGACAAGCTCAGAATACTATTTCTGAATTGGAGAATGATTCAGGTGATATTATAACAACTCAACAGGGTATTTCAGAGGTTCTTATTGATTTTTTCGAGAAGAAATTTGAATTCCAGACAGTTCAGATTAATGAATCCATTTTTGATGTTGTGCCTCATATCATTTCTGAAGATGAcaataatttcttggaagaatgTCCTACTAAAGAGGAGATAAGGAAAACTGTGTTTAGCTTGAATGCTGATAGTGCACCAGGCCCTGATGGGTTCACTGGAGTTTTTTATAGAGCAGCATGGGACATCATTAAAAGCAACTTACTGGATGTTATTCAATTTTGCTGGAAGAACAACATAATACCAAGTGGTATGAATTCCAACTTTCTGGTTTTGATTCCTAAAGTTAAAGGGGCCAAAAATGCTAAAAGTTTAAAACCAATTGGTCAAAGTAACTTCTGCTTTAAAATCATCACCAAACTTATTACTGAGAGACTTACTAGATATTTGCCCAATCTTGTTTCTCAGCAGCAATATGCCTTTATTAAAAATAGGAATATACATGAGAAAATATTGTTAGCTTCTGAACTTGTGAATGAGATGTCAACTACTAGAAGAGGGGGTAATGTAGGTCTCACGCTTGATATAACACAAGCTTATGATACTATGAGTTGGGAGTTCCTTTACAGAGCTTTAAAAAAGTTTGGTTTTTCAGCTAAATTTTGTAACTGGAtcatggttcttcttcaatctactAAATTGTCTATTATGCTCAATGGAGGTCCAATCAGCTTTTTTGGTGTTGGTAGAGGCCTTAAACAGGGAGACCCACTGTCCccaattctttttattcttgctCAAGATGTTCTTAGTAGGAAACTTCATCAACTAGTCATGGAAGCAAAAATTCATCCAATGGTAGTAAGAAATGGTATTCATCCTACACATTTAATGTTTGCTGatgatattttcttgttttgcaatAGAGGTAAGAAGAGCATTGAAAATTTGAAATCTCTCTTAATGGAATATCAAGCTGCTTCTGGCCAAGTTTTTAATGCTACAAAAAGTAAGTGCTTTGTTGATGGTACATCTGGTACAAGGAAAAGACAGATTGCAGAGTATTTCCAAATGGATCTTTCTTACTTTCCTGACAAATATTTGGGAGTCTTTCTTGATCAAGGTAAAATAAAATCCGTTCATATTTGGTATTTGGTTGATTATATGCATCTTAAACTAGCTTCATGGAGTGGTAAATTCTAAACTTTCAAGCTAGACTTACATTGGTTAACCATGTGCTAAGTAATATTCCTATTTATAATCTATCCATATATAAATGTCCTAGAAAAGTTCTAGATGCTTGTGAAAATATTATTATGAACTATTTGTGGTATGGCAATGCTGAAGAAAAAAAGTGTATAACTTTAAAGTGGGACAATGTCTGTACTTCTAAAGAATAAGGAGGGCTTGGTATTATGAAGCTTGCAGATGTGAATAAAGCTCTTCTAATGAAATTACTATGGAAAATCCTTAATTGTCATGATGAATGGGCCActttatttcttgcaaaatatttggataaacaTGGAAATTGGATTACCTATTACAGGAAATATTTTGTGTGGAATGGCATTAAATGGATAATCCCTGAATTCATTGAACATACTAGATGGATAGTTGGTAATGGTACAAAGATCTCCTTGTGGAATGATAAATGGATTTTTGATGAACCAATTAACAAGATTTTTCCTAATCATCCTTATATTGCTCTGCATCCTCACTTGAAGGTCCAAGATTTAATTATGGATAATCAGTGGTGTTTTCATGAAGACTTTCTTCAGTTCTTTAACATTGATCAAATTCTTATTTTGAAAGAAGGTGAGGATTTACTTATCTGGTGCAACAATCATTCTGGTGTTTTCCTTGTTTCTGATGCTATCAATAAAATTAGATTGCACCAACCTAAATTGCACTGGTATAAAAAGATCTGGAATCCTGCAATACTTCCTTCAAGTTCTGCAAATGTTTGGAAGATTACTAGAAATGTGTGTGCAACAGAAGAGAACTTGAGGAAAAAGGGCTTTCAGTTTGCTTCAAGATGTTGCATTTGccatgatgatgaagataatatAAAGCATATTCTATGGAAATGTGATTTCAGTACTAGATTGTGGAACTGGCTTTCAGGTATCTTTTTATCTTCCAAACCTAATTCTTTTGAGGATATTTTGAAAACACATTAAAGCTCTAGTCCTGTGATTAAATAATTGTGGATTATCATTTCTTACACTACCATggttgaattatgatttttaagAAATGATATTTTTTATGATGATGAGAAGCCAGTCTTAATCAAAATTCAACAAAGAATTGTTAGAAAAGTACATGACTGTGAAGCTAGACTGAGAGGTGTTATGTGGGGAAATGATATTGAGAAATCAATCTTACAATTTTTTAACATCCAAGTCAGGAAAATGAGAAGAACAAGGATTGTTTAAATCTTTTTTTATCTGCCAAATGAGAATGAActtttattatgttgtgatggggCTTCTAGAGGAAATCTGGGCATTGCAGGCTATGGATTTGTAGTAAGGAACCATAGTGGTGCTTTCATCTTTGCAGAATCTGGTGGCTTGGGAATCACAACTAACTTTATAGCAGAATTCATCTCTTGTATCAAGGCTTTAGAATGGGCAGTTGAGCATTTCTCTTTCAAGTTAGTTCTGCACTCTGACTCTAGTATGTGTGCAAAATCTTTACAGCAAAAAAGGATTCCTTGGTTTCTACTGTCTAGATGGCAAAGACTTATGGCTAgtattcaatcaattactttcaTACATGCCTACAGAGAAGTCAATTTCTCTGCAGATCATTTTGCTAAGAAGGGGGCACAGTTGCAGAAGGGGCAGATCTTGAGGTTCAATGAC
Above is a genomic segment from Papaver somniferum cultivar HN1 chromosome 10, ASM357369v1, whole genome shotgun sequence containing:
- the LOC113316073 gene encoding uncharacterized protein LOC113316073; this encodes MNFEVNNDVSEIHPSIVDLSKTPEIHPAINMIDEQDNNRYDSWKFSLIGRLDFLRIKFSKATTLLRKQWSLKGQCHLIPLGKGFFTIKLDNEEDKTYIKTGNWEVLDQILKVRNWIANFRSENQRTSKAMVWVHFPGLSLEYWDEKTLFKISRSIGNPIKVDAATLNYQSGYYAKVLIEIDLAKSIPNKLWIVTRNNMQTATTDGQKVSTPSPTKHTHGDTSSPQMVNQSITVPSLISKLIEIPQFSSPNTSVINRDESSRATSEDTSKGEDPFIDVTKGISNPGLTSISNLVIQIDNNQYEVLQDNDNEYSEDEDGEIKEVSTSSLLEFGSISQPVIILQKEKIITQYVPEVNENSKMTGLKRQKAKDKLYSLVKTNNLTSVWVVELKIKAHKSGIKLPVEVGGVLVTGIHVNSYTVNRRVLWKDLYEISFLDKPWLLIGDFNTVLNADEKKGGRSPLNSAMSDFKDFVDSCGLIQSPKSGLELSWCNGRVRNKRILCNLDGALYNLKWLDTFSGWHYHVATMGISNHGPLIGSDTVIERALNTPFRFQQMWLTHPSFLQVVIDSWNEDLASNPIFMFMNKLKRLKKILKI